The sequence below is a genomic window from Microbulbifer hydrolyticus.
TGCCGTGCTGAATGAACTATTGCCTCTGTGTGACCTGATTACCCCCAATGGCCAGGAGCTGGCGTGGCTGGCGCAGACCGATGCGGATACCGCGGAAGCGATTCTCGCCGCCGCACGCAAGGTGCGCGGCGATTTGCCATCCGCACTGCTGGTCACCGGCGGTCACTTTGAAATCGAGCCCAGCATCACCGCGGACCTGTTGTGCAGGGGGCACGACGATACGCTGGCCGAAGACTGGCTGATAGGGGAAAAAATTGAAACCGAAAACACCCACGGCACCGGTTGTACCCTGTCGTCGGCGATCGCAGCGCTATTGGCAAAGGGCTATCCGTTAAAAGACGCGTGTGTGGTGGCCAATGCCTATGTGCGTCATGGGCTGCGCACGGGGATCAGTGATCATATCGGCGCTGGCCCGGGGCCCGTCGGCCACTGTGGCTGGCCGGGTCAGTTGCGGGATTTCCCTCAGATACTGGTCAAGGGGAGTGAGCGGGCGAAGTGCTATGGTTGTTATTCGCCGCAGCAAGCGGCGAATTTTGCCGCTGAGTTTACGCACCCGGACAGCAATCGCCTTGGGCTCTACCCGGTAGTGGATTCGGTGGAATGGATCGAGAAGCTCGCGCGGGCCGGTGTGCGCACGCTGCAGTTGCGTATCAAACACCCCGGTGAGGATCTTCACCAGCAGATCGAGCGGGCCGTTGCCATTGGGCGGGACTATGACCTGCGCCTGTTTATCAACGATCACTGGGCGCTGGCGATCGAGTGTGGTGCTTACGGCGTACACCTGGGGCAAGAGGACCTGCAAAGCGCGGACCTGAAAGCCATCCAGGCCGCAGGGCTGAAGCTCGGCATCAGTACTCATGGCTTTTTCGAGCTGTTATACGCGCACCAGTTCAGGCCGAGCTATCTCGCCATCGGTGCCATCTATGCCACCAGCACCAAGGATATGAGCGGCCAGCTGCAGGGGCCGGAGAAACTCGCGAGGATGGTGGCGTTGCTGCCGGATTATGCACTGGTGGCCATCGGCGGTATCAATAGTGAACGCGCGCCGGCGGTAGTGGCGAGCGGGGTAGGCAGTATCGCGGTGGTGACCGCGATCACCGAGGCACCGGATTACCGCCAGTCTGTGGCACAATTAACGACCCTGTTGGACGCGCAATAATCGGAGTGCCGCCATGTTGAGTCGCAAGCAGCTGCAGCGCTACAGCCGTCAGATCATGCTGCCACAGATCGGAGAAACCGGTCAGGAGAGGCTTGGGGCGGCGAAGGTCATGATTGTGGGGCTGGGCGGCCTGGGTAGCCCGGCAGCGCTGTATCTGGCCGCTGCCGGGGTCGGTGAGCTGCATCTGGTGGATGGTGACCATGTCGAAATTTCAAATCTGCAGCGACAGGTTCTGTTCAAGACCAACCACCGCGGTAAGGACAAGGCGCAGGTCGCCGCCCAGCAACTGACCGCGGCCAACCCGGAAATTCGGGTGCAGGCCCACTGCCGCATGGCGGATGCGGCATGGCTGGCGGGGTTCCTGAAAGAAGGGAACTTTGACCTGGTCCTCGACTGCACCGATAACCTGGATATCCGCCATGTCATCAATCGTGTGTGTCGGGACGCGAAGGTCCCGGTCATCATGGCATCGGTGCGCGGCTTTTCCGGACAACTGGTGAGCTTTGATTTCCGCAGCGCAGGCAGCCCCTGTTACGCCTGTCTGTTTCCTCCCCAGGATCGCGATAATGACCTGCCGGAAGCCGAGAACTGTTCCACGGTCGGCGTCATTGGCCCGGCACTCGGGATTATGGGGAGTGCCCAGGCTCTGGAGGCGATCAAATTATTGGCCGGGCTGACACTGTCCAGCCTGAACCGGCTGCAGCTGTTTGAAGCCGGGACACTTGAGTGGCGAACACTGGCGCTGCCCGTAAGCAAGACTTGCCCTGTGTGCGTATAACCAGTAAAACTGGTGCAACGATAAATCAACGCAGGGAAGTCTCTTGTCACCTTACAATCCGCCGTATAAAAAGTTTTCCGGTTTTTTTGCAGTGACCCTATTTACCTTCACGCTCCTTGGTTGTTCGGAAAGCGATCCGCGATCCGCCGCTGAGCCACAGCCCGCGGCACACGATGACGCGATCGAGGAAGTGGAAACCCAGCCGGTCACCGAGCTTGACCAGGTGCATATTTCCGAACAGTTACTGGATACCTATCGCACGACTTGTGGCAATTGCCACGAGCGCGGCGTCGTAGGTGCACCCAAAACCGGTGATGTCGCCGCATGGGCGCCTCGTATGGCGCGGGGAATGGACACTCTGGTGGTGCATGTGCGGGAGGGGTATAAGACAATGCCTCCGGCCGGGCTTTGTTACAGCTGCTCCGATGAAGATTTCGCCGAGCTTATCGGTTATATGGCGACACCGAAGTAATCGCTAGCAGTAGTCACACTTTAATACACCCATCAAACCACAAGCCGGCCTCCAGGGCCGGCCTGCTCCCTGTATTTCACTCAGCGGGTATTTCGCTTAGCGGGATGCGATTTCGACGGCGTTCAGCAATTCTGCATACTGGCCGGTAACTACATTCATATTGCGCAGCATGATATCGGTGGTGCCGGTAACCACATGAATCTGGCGTGCTTCTGACATATGCATTTCCCCATCAAAACCACGGCTCGCATAATTCAGGTGCCCCTGGGTTTTCCTGAGATTACGCGTGATTTCCGGGGTGTTCAGCGGGCTTTGCAGCAGGAATGCCAGCATCTGTTCGAACTCCGCCAGATCTTCGTACAGAAGTTTTGTTCCTTCACTGCCTGCGACGCCCCAGAACTGCGCGACATAGTTTTTGGCGATCCGTTGTGACAGCATGCGCTGACGACCCGAGACATTTACCAGTTCTGCGCTGCTGTGATTGGCCAGTGCCTGCAAGCGCATGACGTAAGTATGTGCTGCGGGTAGCAAGGTATTACTGTGCTTGAAAAGCTCCGCCGCGTTGAACTTATTGACAGGTTGCCGTGCTATTGCGGCGAAAGCCTGCCATTCGTTCTGCACCCGTTTGAGCGTACTACGTACCGGTGCTGCCGGTTCAAAGGCCAACAGCTGTCCCAGGTTGCGCTCGAATTCGGCCATCGAACGCTGGAACACCTGCTGGTGTTTTTCGCTCTGCGGTTGTATGCCACGCAGGATATACGCCTGGGTAATCCGCTGTGAGAGCATGCGTTGTCGGCCGGCCATATTGATGGCGTCGCCCATATTGAAACCGGTATGGGTTGGCGTTGCTTCCGCAGCGATTACGCTACTGTTTAATGGAAATAGCCCAAACAGCAGTATCAGGGCAAAAGCGTATTTCATCTTTACCTTCCTGAGTCTGAAAATGAGGGAGGGGAAAAAGGCCCGGCCTTGCGGCCGGGGAAGGCTCAACGAGTGGGTTGGGTTACTTCTGCTTATCCTGTGAGCAGGATCAGAATTGGGCCGCCGCTGTCAGCCACAGCTTGTTGGTATCTACGCTGAAGTCGTCCGCGCTGTAGCTGCTGTACTTCATGCTGAGGTTGACGCCGGCCAGCTTGCCCGCCACCAGGAAGCCCGCTTCACTACCCAGCTTATCCATACCGGATACGCTGCTGTCGTCGGAGCTCAGCTGGTGGTAGTTCAACGCAAGCTTGACGCCACCGAGGCTGGTGCCGGCTGTGAGATAGACATCTTCGATACCGCCGG
It includes:
- the thiE gene encoding thiamine phosphate synthase, which translates into the protein MSSIAPPRPIVWTIAGSDSGGGAGIQADLLTLHDFDVHGCSVITANTAQNTLGVPAINAVSDAVLQSQLDALIADLKPAAIKIGLLANAGQVKLVAKFLRGVRAQGDAIPVVYDPVAVATSGAHLTEDSTGAAVLNELLPLCDLITPNGQELAWLAQTDADTAEAILAAARKVRGDLPSALLVTGGHFEIEPSITADLLCRGHDDTLAEDWLIGEKIETENTHGTGCTLSSAIAALLAKGYPLKDACVVANAYVRHGLRTGISDHIGAGPGPVGHCGWPGQLRDFPQILVKGSERAKCYGCYSPQQAANFAAEFTHPDSNRLGLYPVVDSVEWIEKLARAGVRTLQLRIKHPGEDLHQQIERAVAIGRDYDLRLFINDHWALAIECGAYGVHLGQEDLQSADLKAIQAAGLKLGISTHGFFELLYAHQFRPSYLAIGAIYATSTKDMSGQLQGPEKLARMVALLPDYALVAIGGINSERAPAVVASGVGSIAVVTAITEAPDYRQSVAQLTTLLDAQ
- a CDS encoding HesA/MoeB/ThiF family protein — its product is MLSRKQLQRYSRQIMLPQIGETGQERLGAAKVMIVGLGGLGSPAALYLAAAGVGELHLVDGDHVEISNLQRQVLFKTNHRGKDKAQVAAQQLTAANPEIRVQAHCRMADAAWLAGFLKEGNFDLVLDCTDNLDIRHVINRVCRDAKVPVIMASVRGFSGQLVSFDFRSAGSPCYACLFPPQDRDNDLPEAENCSTVGVIGPALGIMGSAQALEAIKLLAGLTLSSLNRLQLFEAGTLEWRTLALPVSKTCPVCV
- a CDS encoding c-type cytochrome, encoding MTLFTFTLLGCSESDPRSAAEPQPAAHDDAIEEVETQPVTELDQVHISEQLLDTYRTTCGNCHERGVVGAPKTGDVAAWAPRMARGMDTLVVHVREGYKTMPPAGLCYSCSDEDFAELIGYMATPK
- a CDS encoding type IV pili methyl-accepting chemotaxis transducer N-terminal domain-containing protein — its product is MKYAFALILLFGLFPLNSSVIAAEATPTHTGFNMGDAINMAGRQRMLSQRITQAYILRGIQPQSEKHQQVFQRSMAEFERNLGQLLAFEPAAPVRSTLKRVQNEWQAFAAIARQPVNKFNAAELFKHSNTLLPAAHTYVMRLQALANHSSAELVNVSGRQRMLSQRIAKNYVAQFWGVAGSEGTKLLYEDLAEFEQMLAFLLQSPLNTPEITRNLRKTQGHLNYASRGFDGEMHMSEARQIHVVTGTTDIMLRNMNVVTGQYAELLNAVEIASR